The Hordeum vulgare subsp. vulgare chromosome 4H, MorexV3_pseudomolecules_assembly, whole genome shotgun sequence genomic interval GCCCACCCCACCGCCCCCCTCCTATGGCCTGTGACCCCACCGGCGCCGCCCCATGCCCGCCCCGCTCGCCCCCATCGCGGCGGCCGTCGGCGTAGCGCTGGGGGTGCgcctgctgctcctcctctccCGCTCGCGCGCGCTCAAGCCgctcgccgccaccacctccgccgccgccgccgctctccgGGCGCCGCGCATGctcgccgcggcctcctccccgctcgccgccctcctcgccgcctccaagGCCGCCTCCAAGTCCTACAAGGCGGCGCGTGCGCTCGACCCGGCCGCGCGCCTCCCCTCGCTGCCCTCCTCCAAGCGCGTCAAGGCCgccttcgccgccgcctccctcctccgcctcgcccccaccctcctcctccttcccgcctcctcctcctcctcctcccccaccgCCCTCGCCGCGCTCGCGCTGCTCAAGTCCGGCTACAAGCTCTCCAAGAACTCCGCCAAGGTCGTCGAGGGCTTCCTCGGCCTCCAGGTCCACAAGGGCTTCCGCAACGGGGTAGACGCGCTCGGGGTCGTCGTCAAGGTCGCCGTCATCGCCTCCGAGCTCGCCGTCTGGGTCGGCGCCAGCTTCTGGCCCGGCgccggcggcgacgacgatgaaCGCGGCCGCCGCCTGCGGCTCCTTGGCTTCACCAGGCCCGGCGGCAGCCTCGTCCTGGCCGGGCCTGCGAAATCTGATGCCCAGCTTGTGCTCTTCGATCATGGAACTGTTGTCGAGATGGACGACGAGGGGTGCTGCTTGGGGGAGGACCCAGACCCCTCCCACTTGCTGCTCTGCCTCGCGGTGCCCCTaccctg includes:
- the LOC123447375 gene encoding uncharacterized protein LOC123447375, whose translation is MPAPLAPIAAAVGVALGVRLLLLLSRSRALKPLAATTSAAAAALRAPRMLAAASSPLAALLAASKAASKSYKAARALDPAARLPSLPSSKRVKAAFAAASLLRLAPTLLLLPASSSSSSPTALAALALLKSGYKLSKNSAKVVEGFLGLQVHKGFRNGVDALGVVVKVAVIASELAVWVGASFWPGAGGDDDERGRRLRLLGFTRPGGSLVLAGPAKSDAQLVLFDHGTVVEMDDEGCCLGEDPDPSHLLLCLAVPLPCLPA